Genomic window (Eubalaena glacialis isolate mEubGla1 chromosome X, mEubGla1.1.hap2.+ XY, whole genome shotgun sequence):
CCACTTTTCCTGTTTTGAATAAGAATGTCTATAGTTGCTGTCCTTTCCCTGTCCCACTATTATATATAGGGTGTGTTGGGGCCtgataatttgtttcttttatttcacaGGTCCACAGAGAGAGAAGTATTGTGCCCCAGTTGGTATACTTAACTGTATGTTCCCCAAGAGCCTCATCTGCACAGGAGCCTATTTTAGGTGATGAGATTTGGATTTTAAATTGCTGTTGTAGTAGATTCAGATTTGGGGGGATCTTGGAAGAATATTAATGTATTTTGGATGAGGAAGAGACTTGGTTCATGGAGTTCAGAGATAAATTGTGGTAGACAGAGTCTAAAGTAGTTACCATGATCTTGACCATTTGGTATTCATGCTTCTGTATACTACTCCTCTTGAGTATGGGCAAGGCCTGGGACTTGATTGTAACCAACAGAATATGGAAAACTGATATGTCACACCCATGGTTACATTACATTTGATGCCAAAAAAGATGGGACATCATTCATTTGATTACAGACACCATATATGACTCTGTTTTGCTAAAGACTTGTTCTCACTTTCCTGCTGGCACTGAAGAAGAAATCTGCTATGTTGAGAACTTCCTATGGAGAGGGTCACCGGCCTGGAACTACAGGCTACTTTTAACCATTTAAACTGATTTTgcaagagtttgtttttttttttttttttttaattaagctcTTAGTTCTTCAGACaagaggaaatgaattctgccaacaaactGAGTGAGCTTGATACTGGATTTTTCTCTAGTCAAGCCTTCAGTTtagagcagagctcagtaaatacttTAATGTCAACCAGGAGAAACCCTGAATCAGAGAAGGCAGTTGAGCTATGCTTGGACTCCTGATACACAAAAACCATGAGAGAATtaaattgtgtgtgtttttttaactggtatgtttgtggtaatttgttatgcagcaaaacaGAACCAATGCATGAAGAATAGTGTATGATATTCTTCTGGATATaaactcttcttttttctctttcttcattcctATATTTCATGTTTCAAACCTAAAGTGGTTATCTCATGACAAGCAGAAATAGATTCATATAATGTTTGAGTAAGTAGGATTGTTCCTTGATCTCAAGGGTGAAGGGAGCTGGAATGAAGTGTGTGGAGTAGAGATGGGTGTGTGCCTTGCTCTGGGCTAGTAATTATCATGATTGACGATGATCTAGATGGTGTCCCTCCTCTTCAAGTTCCCCTCAGCTTAGGACTCTGTGGAATTATTTCTTGGAGTCCCCTTTGACATTTCAGCATTGACTGTCAGACTAAACTCTCAAACCAGGAACCCAGAATACCATTTAGATGGTGGAAGTTTCTCATTTAGGCACTTTCAGGACCTGGCCTGTCAGGAGTGGTGATAATTTACTTTATGGATGAAGAGTCCCTCCCTCTGGGTTCACTAAGAGCTGCCTGCCCATTTTGGAATTAGCTCAGGGTTCCTGAGTCCTGCCCTCTCTTAAATCAGACTCTCCTTAACGTCAGCAagtagagagacctgtgcctttCACATTAAAATACTCCAAAGCCCAGTCAGGGGCCTCTATAAGGGGGTCTCTGTGCTAAACAGCAGAATCTGCAGGACACTTTCACTTGGAAAATAAAGGAGAGAGGCCCAGTCCCCCAAATTCCTAACTTCCAGAAGGAACACTCATCCTGGTGGAACAACAGGTGGGATTCTATTCCCATCATATCTGGACACCCTGGCGTGGCACTGCATCTAGGTCAATAATGACCTCTTGGTTCTCAGTGTGTCTGTAATCAACAGGCtattccctggtgtctcttctctGGAACAGTACAGTACAGAGCATATAATTCTTGGAGGTGCAGAGCAACACAAGTCAGCATGGGGGATGATGTAGTGGGAGGTGAAATGAACATATCATTGGCTCAGATAGCATTCTCCCAATGCAGCATTCTCCCAAGTCCCAGTTGTCACATTTTGAAAGTAAAGGCCCAAGAAGAAAAACTACCTGTGGAACATGGGGAAAAAGAGCTGGCATTTCTTCTTCTGTCCAACTCATGTCATCTCACGTGCTTATGTTACTGACCTGATAGATGTCCCCagacttttcattctttctcctcCAGATTTATTGATGTGCTCGATGACCAATGTTGCCGGCTCTTTACTTGATAGAACATGTGAAGATTTTGTATGTTGTTTCTTCTGTTATGTAAGATCTATATGACCAATAATTTATAAGTATTACCAattacaaaagaaacagaaataagtaaTAATAGTTAAAAATAGTGTATGAAATATAGGTGCAGAGAGTTAAGTATTTTAAGAGAACActaacagtattttaaaacaatacctCAGCAAAATGTGGCAACAAGGAAAGGTTTCTGCCTATAGAAAATTTCTGTTAATAATTTAAAGATATGGTAGAATGAGAAAATTACCATGCTAGCCCATAGTGGAGAATGGAGAATGGTCATAATTATCAGAGTGTGAAGATCACAAAAAAGGAAGACACATAGACATTATATATCTCCTAATGGAAGTATAAAGTATCACCTGTGGAGTGCTcttgccaaaaaaacaaacacattgacCAAAAAAATACTGATTATGATCAGACTTCTACTTATAACTATTGATGATGGTTATGATGAGTGTCAGGGAAACAGGGTTCATAGTAGTTTTGTGTACTACACTAAATGTCAGAGAATTTCTatgcaaaattatttattataaatatcatGCCTTTAACTTtgaatacccaagagaaatgaagagaaatgcTGTTTTTCAGCAAAACATATACTGCAAAGGAGGCCCATTAAtaatagaaaattgaaatcagcAATCACAAACTGAAACACTAGGCCAAAGCCACACAGATCACATCAGGCTTAGAGGCTACTTGCACCATATAATCAGGGAAAACTAATCAGCATGTTCTGTAAACTTTTCCAAATcacacaaaaatatttgaaattactcCACACATTTTAACAAGCAGGCTCCGCTTGATACAAAAACCAAATAGATGAGGAGACtcaagaaaagaatatttaagccACTGTTTTAAACTGGACTAGAAAACAAAGCCACAGAgataagaatagaaaaataaaccagaagTATAAAAATGCATATAGATAATATTCATCATCTGCATATGATTACTGCATATTACAGGTGTGGAACAACCTCATAAAACAGGGGCTTTCAAAATCATTCGTCTCAGTTGCTCCATGTACAAAATAAACTTTGTAGTGGATAACCTATGAAAGTGGCTAAGTCTGCCTGGTGAAAGCAGGAATAGATGGCTATGACTTTCCTCTGACAGCCCACCCCCCTGTCCTAGCCCCTGCCTGTCTTGTGCTCCAACTTCCCCATTTTCCATTGAGGCTGGAACATGACCCATTCCAAGCACTGCAAGGATTGTAGTAAGTGAACTCATCAAGGCTTTGCTGGGATCTGGCATTTCCCAGGAAGCCTTAAGTCATGAAAAAGGAGCCAAAAAAGAGAACCCTTTGTATGAAAACAGAGGAAGGGCAACACCAAAGaataaagggggggggggtggtcacaCGAAGACGGGCTAGCGGCTGCTTTTCACCCTAAAGGTCGGGCAAGGCTGTCTGGCTGAGACACGCCCTCAGTTACTCTTCAGGGTTCTCAGTGGCAAGAGGACCTTGGCATGAGGGTCAAGACCTCAGCTCAACAGAGGGAGGCAGCTAGAGCGCGGCAGCCAAAGTGAGGGCTGGGAGCCGGACCAGCAAGCACCTCCCTTCTGAAACTGAGCGCTGCGTGCGCAGTGCGCCGCCCCTACTGGTGACCCCAGGAGGTCCCAGGCAGGCCTCACCGGATGTCACGCCCCCTGACTTCCGCCTCCAGAGCGCAGGGCTGCGAGGGCTTCAATCGGAAGCGCAGACTCCAGTCAGCAGCGGGAGGAGCCCCAGGTGCCACTCGGTGTCAGGTGAGACTCTAAATGAGGACTGAGGGGACCGCCGGCCCCAGAAAGGAGGACGCCCACCTGATCAGAGCCCCACCCCAACCCTGGGAGGCGCGGGCAGGTTCAGGCTGACCTACCACACACGTCCTGTTCGGCCATCTGATTGAGGTGGTGTCATTTGTGCGTGGGGCTCAGGGTCCCCGACCTACGAGTCTTCAAGCAAAGGCCCCTGAGTGAGACCTGAGGGGACCCTCCCCCACAATAGTAGCGACTGACTGAGCCTCGGCCGGGAGGTCGGCCTTGGGAGGCCCCGGGCAGGAGCGGCCGGAAGTGGTGCTAATGAACTCGGCCATTGGAGTCTGAGGGAGGGGAGGCCTTAGTCTGGGACAGGCGGTGTCATGTCACCAAAGGAAGGCATCTCAGGCCCTGCAGGAGTCCTGGTGAGGACCCCGAGTGAAGCCTTAGGGATCTTCAGACCCCAGGACGGAGGGTGTGCACAGCGTTCATCCCTGTTGTCAGCTGTGGATGTCCTGTCATGAGGTTCTCCTCACTTCCATTTTGGGGGTCGCACGGAGATGCGGCCTTGATTGGAGGGGGGCCTCAGGCAATAGATGGCGGCGGGCACCTTACCAACCAGGATCTAATTTGAGAAGCGTATGTGAGGATTGTGAGGCTAACCAACCCATGGCAGAGGGGGCTCCACAGCCCTGAGAGGTCCAGGGAGTGAAGCTGGCAGAGgccacccctcccttcctcctctgggtCTCAGGAAGAGCCGCCACAGTTAAGTTTACCAGCTGAAGCCACTCACATATGCCCTGTTTATCTTAGGTGGTGAATCTCATTGCCCACCGTCCTGTCCACGTACTGCTACCCACAAGAGTCATCATGTCTCAGCGTCAGAAGCATCCTCAATACTCATATGATCAATGCCATCAGACCTTCAGTGAGTCCCAGGGTCTGGAGGTTGCACAGGTCTCCAAGGCTCTGGAGGAGACCCAACTCTCCTCCCATCCTCTAATGCCTGGCGATTTGAAGGAGGCTTCTGGTGCTTGTATACCCAGCACTCCTCAGGGTCCTCAGAATTTCTGCTCCTCTTCCATTGCTATCAAAGCTACCTCACCCACCAAATCGGATGAGGGATCCAATAGCCAAGAAAGAGAGTATACTCTGAGCACCTCACAGGCTGTGCTAGACCCCAAGAATGTGCCCGTAGATGCTCTAGATAAGCAAGTAGCTATGTTGGTAAATTTCTTGCTGTTCAAGTATCAAATGAAAGAGCCAATAACAAAGGCAGATATGTTGAAGTTTGTCATCAAAGAGTGTGAAGTCCACTTTCCTGAGATCCTCCTGAGAGCCTCTGAGCGCATGGAGATGATCTTTGGCCTTGATCTGATGGAAGTGGATCACACCAATCACCACTATGGCCTCTTCATCAAATTGGGCCTCACCTATGATGGGATGCTGCATGTTGAAAGAGGCGTGCCCAAGACCGGCATCCTGATACTTATCCTGAGTGTGATCTTCATGAAGGGCAACCGTGCTACCGAAGACGAAGTCTGGGAAGTTCTGAATGTGACCGGGACATATTCTGGGATGAAGCACTTCATCTTTGGGGAGCCCAGGGAGCTCATCACCAAAGAATTCGTGAAGGAAAAATACCTGGAGTACCGGCAGGTGGCCAACACTGATCCTACGCAATTTGAGTTCCTGTGGGGCCCCAGAGCCCACGCTGAAACCACCAAGATGAAGGTCCTGGAGTTTCTGTCCAAGGTTCATGGGACTGACCCAAGTTCTTTCCCATCTCAGTATGAGGATGCTCTGCAAGATGAAGAAGAGAGAGCCCGAGCCAGAATTTCAGGCAGGGCTGTCTCTCCTTCTGTAGCCACTGCAAGTTCTAGTGCCAAGGCTAGGAGCTTCTCCCACACCTAGGGGAGTCAGGGATGCTTTCTTCATGCATTGTTGGAAGAGGCAGTTAGTGCTGGTAGAATTTAGTTCTGAGGTGGGGGCAGTAAGGAAGACAATATATTTGCCTATGTGTTCCTGTTTTGTATGTATAACTtgaaagtttattcttttttgatgtatgtattactcatattttttaatatgaatgtAACTGGTTTCAAAATATCAAGGCTTATGAATGATACTGGTCATACATTTACTACTATCATGATGTTTAAAGCAAGAACTTTGTTGTTTTGTGAAACAGATTGTGAAACTATCCATCTTATTTTATCATCTGGAATAAGAAGATGGCATTGCTATAGGCATTTATTTCCTTGCACATGTGAAAGGTCAGCTTTAAGATAGCTGGGATcaatagaaaaaatagagaagaatctCTAAAAGATATTCAAAATTTGCATTTCGTATTCCTTTTAGTTCTTGTTCTGTAAAATTAAATGATACATGCGTGGATGTGCTTAAGCTCTTTAAAGAATgtataataaatgttaataaattagACCTCATGTTCACTGgatcatttattccacaaaccTTTATTGAACAGCTGCTCTTTGAAAAGAACTGTAGATAGTATTGGGAATGCTAGGATTAATGACTCAGGGCCTGCTCATAGCGTTTTAACATATAGGAGAAAGAATCCTTCATGGACAATAATGAGATCTTCTAATTCCTAAGGgacaagtaaaatgaagaagtgaGTAGGTAGAGGTGGACAGTCCTATGAGACTGTCAGCGTGGTAATGCAGTTAGGCGTGGCCATTTGGGGCTTTGGGAAACTTCAGGTCTTTCAGTGGGAGTTAATTTTACATGAAACTGGGTGGTGAGCAACATGAGGCTGAGGGCATTATGAGAGCGACCAGACCCTCTAATGGTCTGTCTGAGTTGAAACCCAAATGTCTGGAGTGGTAAACTGCTGTTAGCTGTTACTTTTGGATCACAAGTAAACCAGAGAGAAATTCTCACCTGGAACAGGAATGGAAGGTTACCTGAATCTTATTCCTGTGCAGCTGAACGCATGCACAAAGTTTTTTGTATATGTCACCTCTAAGGAGTTTCTGAGAAATATAAATACTTCTTTGAGATCAGACACCCAGAAGCTACTGGGCTGACAGTTGGCCATCGCCTAGGAGAGCCAGCGATTACTTcattcaaaagaaaatttaattaagCTGTCTTCAgtctaatttggaaaaaaataagctAAAGCTTAATTTTTGGTGgggatgaaatgaatgaaaaagtggGGCAGGGTTGCAAGCAAGGTGTAAGGGAGGAAAAGTAATTTTCCCTCTATCCTTCttgttcttggctgagaccctcTTGTAATAAAACGAGTAACAGGGGAAAAACAAACctaattttctatgtctgtatgGGAGCCCCACAAATATATGAGATTCAAAGAAGTACCagagcaggaagcttttataccttttagacaaagaaacaatgaaTTGAAAAGAACTGACAAAGGGGTTTAAACTAAGGCAAGTCAGTAGTGAAACAGTAAGAGGGTTTGTTTATATAGCCCTATTGGCCCTAAATTCTCTGTTTCTGGTGGTAAGAATGCCTTCTACCCTCCTGGTGCAGGGAgggtacctttcacatgggagatttatctcctgctttcaggggaacaaaggagggtcagagtgtccttcTTTCACTAACTGTTTCTCAAGTACCTTTAATTCAAAACAACCtgtatgccaaagtggcatatttgagGGTGACATACAGTAGCCCTTCCTTACCCCAGTTTTGCTGTCCAAAGTTTTACTTACTGCAGTCCAC
Coding sequences:
- the LOC133082536 gene encoding melanoma-associated antigen B16-like, with the protein product MSQRQKHPQYSYDQCHQTFSESQGLEVAQVSKALEETQLSSHPLMPGDLKEASGACIPSTPQGPQNFCSSSIAIKATSPTKSDEGSNSQEREYTLSTSQAVLDPKNVPVDALDKQVAMLVNFLLFKYQMKEPITKADMLKFVIKECEVHFPEILLRASERMEMIFGLDLMEVDHTNHHYGLFIKLGLTYDGMLHVERGVPKTGILILILSVIFMKGNRATEDEVWEVLNVTGTYSGMKHFIFGEPRELITKEFVKEKYLEYRQVANTDPTQFEFLWGPRAHAETTKMKVLEFLSKVHGTDPSSFPSQYEDALQDEEERARARISGRAVSPSVATASSSAKARSFSHT